A part of Rhinolophus ferrumequinum isolate MPI-CBG mRhiFer1 chromosome 11, mRhiFer1_v1.p, whole genome shotgun sequence genomic DNA contains:
- the MMP13 gene encoding collagenase 3: MHPGVLAAFLFLSWTRCWSLPLPNDEDDDDLSEEDFQFAEHYLKSYYHPLNPAGILKKSAVSSMVDRLREMQSFFGLEVTGKLDDNTLDIMKRPRCGVPDVGEYNVFPRTLKWSKMNLTYRIVNYTPDLTHSEVEKAFKKAFKVWSDVTPLNFTRLHNGTADIMISFGTKEHGDFYPFDGPSGLLAHAFPPGPNYGGDAHFDDDETWTSSSRGYNLFLVAAHEFGHSLGLDHSKDPGALMFPIYTYTGKSHFMLPDDDVQGIQSLYGPGDEDPNPKHPKTPDKCDPSLSLDAITSLRGETIIFKDRFFWRLHPQQVDAELFLTKSFWPELPNRIDAAYEHPSHDLIFIFRGRKFWALNGYDILEGYPKKISELGFPKEVKKISAAVHFEDTGKTLFFSENQVWSYDDTKQVMNKGYPRLIEEDFPGIGDNVDAAYEKNGYIYFFNGPIQFEYSIWSNRIVRVMPANSLLWC; the protein is encoded by the exons ATGCACCCAGGTGTCCTGGCTGCCTTCCTCTTCTTGAGCTGGACTCGTTGTTGGTCCCTGCCACTTCCCAATGATGAGGATGATGACGATTTGTCTGAGGAAGACTTCCAATTTGCAGAG CACTACCTCAAATCATACTACCATCCCCTGAATCCTGCTGGCATCCTGAAGAAGAGTGCAGTGAGCTCTATGGTTGACAGGCTCCGAGAAATGCAGTCGTTTTTTGGCTTAGAGGTGACTGGCAAACTTGATGATAACACCCTAGATATCATGAAAAGACCAAGATGTGGGGTTCCTGATGTTGGTGAATACAATGTTTTCCCTCGAACTCTCAAATGGTCCAAAATGAATTTAACCTACAG AATTGTGAATTATACCCCTGATTTGACTCATTCTGAAGTGGAAAAGGCATTCAAAAAGGCCTTCAAAGTTTGGTCTGATGTGACACCTCTGAATTTTACCAGGCTTCACAATGGCACTGCTGATATCATGATCTCTTTTGGAACTAAAG AGCATGGCGACTTCTACCCATTTGATGGACCTTCTGGTCTCCTGGCTCATGCTTTTCCTCCTGGGCCAAATTATGGAGGCGACGCCCATTTTGATGATGACGAAACTTGGACAAGTAGTTCCAGAG GCTACAACTTATTTCTTGTTGCTGCCCACGAGTTTGGCCATTCCTTAGGTCTCGACCACTCCAAGGACCCGGGAGCACTCATGTTTCCCATCTACACCTACACAGGCAAAAGCCACTTCATGCTTCCTGATGACGATGTACAAGGGATACAGTCTCTTTATG GTCCAGGGGATGAAGACCCCAACCCTAAACATCCCAAAACGCCAGACAAGTGTGATCCGTCCTTATCCCTTGATGCCATTACCAGTCTCCGAGGAGAAACAATCATCTTTAAAGACAG aTTCTTCTGGCGCCTGCATCCTCAGCAGGTTGATGCAGAGCTGTTTTTAACAAAATCGTTTTGGCCAGAACTTCCCAACCGTATTGATGCTGCATATGAACATCCTTCCCATGACCTTATCTTCATCTTTAGAG GCAGAAAATTTTGGGCTCTTAATGGTTATGACATTCTGGAAGGTTATCCAAAAAAAATATCCGAACTAGGATTTCCAAAAGAGGTTAAAAAGATAAGTGCAGCTGTTCACTTTGAGGACACAGGGAAGACTCTCTTCTTCTCAGAAAACCAGGTCTGGAG cTATGATGACACTAAGCAAGTGATGAATAAAGGCTACCCAAGACTGATAGAAGAGGACTTCCCGGGAATTGGTGATAATGTAGATGCGGCCTACGAGAAAAATG GTTATATCTATTTTTTCAATGGGCCCATACAGTTTGAATACAGCATCTGGAGTAACCGTATTGTTCGTGTCATGCCAGCAAATTCCCTGTTGTGGTGTTAA